In Glycine max cultivar Williams 82 chromosome 7, Glycine_max_v4.0, whole genome shotgun sequence, a single window of DNA contains:
- the LOC100305917 gene encoding KOW RNA-binding domain-containing protein, giving the protein MGWKAAEKLIRHWKVLRGDNVMIIRGKDKGETGNIKRVIRTQNRVIVEGKNLVKKHIKQGQGHEGGIFTVEAPIHASNVQVIDPVTRKPCKVGTKYLEDGSKVRVSRGIGASGSIIPRPEILKIRTTPRPTVLGPKDTPMDLVLEKTYDAKTGRGMPEL; this is encoded by the exons ATGGGTTGGAAAGCAGCTGAGAAACTCATTAGGCACTGGAAAGTTCTCAGAGGGGATAAT GTTATGATAATAAGGGGTAAAGATAAGGGAGAGACTGGGAATATTAAGCGTGTCATTCGCACTCAGAATCGTGTCATTGTTGAGGGTAAAAATCTG GTGAAAAAGCATATCAAGCAAGGGCAAGGTCACGAAGGGGGCATCTTTACTGTTGAAGCTCCAATCCATGCCTCCAATGTGCAAGTTATTGACCCAGTGACAAG GAAGCCTTGCAAGGTTGGAACTAAATATCTTGAAGATGGTTCTAAAGTCAGAGTATCCAGAGGAATAGGAGCATCTGGATCCATAATCCCTCGACCTGAGATCTTAAAGATAAGAACTACCCCACGACCTACTGTGC TTGGTCCTAAAGATACTCCAATGGATCTTGTGTTAGAGAAGACTTATGATGCTAAAACAGGAAGGGGCATGCCTGAGCTTTAA